A genomic window from Larus michahellis chromosome 27, bLarMic1.1, whole genome shotgun sequence includes:
- the LOC141735034 gene encoding scavenger receptor cysteine-rich type 1 protein M130-like translates to PEFTGFRLVNGSTACEGRVEVHVQGTWGTLCASRWDLLDAHVLCRHLNCGFAESIPKGGHFGRGTGPVWRDSFHCDGTEAHLGECPVTALGASPCSHENSAAVICSARFASLRLVGGGSPCDGRVEIFQHGTWGRVLDEQWDVQEASVVCRQLQCGEAEAARLVNGPGRCAGRVEIYYQGSWGSVCDDGWDLSDAAIVCRQLGCGGALEAVGSARFGEGSAQIWLESVNCSGAEAALWDCPAGSWGQHGCGHKEDAGVVCSEFMALRLENGTNCSGRLQVFYNGTWGSVCSNSVTPETVSLACKELGCGDRGSLETQRPHGRLSGTAWLDRVECGERNSSFWQCPSAPWHPQSCDDLRDETHITCKGNPELAGHQHPLRSCSCSLPSPDREKIRAVGGEKGCSGRVEVWHRGSWGTVCDDSWDMWDAEVACRQLGCGPAVSALAEAAFGEGSGPIWLEQVECRGTEPSLQDCWARPGDSGACRHKEDAAVNSSDPTRGRLTVSRRVSLPIIMCIILKAVLCLFLALLAGQRAQEPFPEAMYEEIGSSPAWQKQARFSGSGAPISVLIKSL, encoded by the exons cccgagttcacagggttcaggctggtgaacggcagcacggcgtgtgaggggagggtggaggtccatgtgcaggggacctggggcaccctctgtgcctcccgctgggacctcctggacgcccacgttctctgccgtcacctcaactgcgggtttgctgagtccattcctaaaggagggcattttgggagaggaaCCGGCCCCgtctggagagactccttccactgtgacgggactgaagcccacctgggagagtgcccagtgactgccctgggggcctcgccgtgctcccatgagaacagcgctgctgtcatatgctcag ctcgcttcgcatccctgcggctggtgggtggaggaagcccgtgcgacgggcgagtggagatcttccagcacgggacgtggggcagagtcctggatgagcagtgggacgtgcaggaggccagcgtggtgtgccggcagctgcagtgcggagaggcagaggcagcc cggctggtgaacgggcctgggcgctgcgctgggagagtggagatctactaccagggcagctgggggagcgtctgcgatgacggctgggacctgtctgatgctgccATCGTTTGccgccagctgggctgcggaggggcgctggaggcggttggctccgctcgcttcggggaaggctccgctcagatctggctggagagcgtgaactgctccggggccgaagctgctctctgggactgcccggcagggtcctgggggcagcacggctgcgggcacaaagaggacgcaggagtcgtctgctcag agttcatggccctgaggctggagaacggcaccaactgctccgggcgcctgcaggttttctacaatgggacgtgggggagcgtttgctccaactccgtgactcctgaaactgtgtcgctggcatgcaaggagctgggctgcggggacagagggtccctggaaacacaacggccccacggcaggctgtctggcacggcctggctggatcgtgtggagtgtggggagagaaacagctccttctggcagtgtccctccgctccctggcacccgcagtcatgcgacgacctgcgagatgagacccacatcacctgcaagggtaatcctgagctagccgggcaccagcatcccctgcgatcctgctcctg ctctctgccttctccagacagggagaagattcgtgccgtgggaggggagaaggggtgctctggccgagtggaggtgtggcaccgcggctcctgggggacggtgTGTGACGACTCTTGGGACATGTGGGATGCCgaggtggcatgcaggcagctgggctgtggccctgcggtgtctgccctggccgaggctgcatttggggaggggagcggccccatctggctggagcaggtggagtgccgggggacagagccatctctgcaggactgctgggcccggcctggggacagcggtgcctgccGCCATAAGGAGGACGCGGCCGTGAACTCCTcag atcccacGCGGGGCCGTCTGACCGTCAGCAGGAGAGTCTCATTGCCCATCATCATGTGCATCATCCTGAAAGCCGTTCTCTGCCTGTtcctggccctcctggccgggcaa agagctcaggagcccttcccCGAGGCCATGTACGAGGAGATCggttccagcccagcatggcagaagcaggcaaggttcagcGGCTCAG GGGCCCCCATATCGgttcttattaaaagcctttga
- the LOC141734990 gene encoding olfactory receptor 14A16-like codes for MSNGSSITHFPLLVFADTRELQLLHFCLFLGIHLAALLGNGLIITAVACDHRLHTPMYFFLLNLALLDLGAISTTLPKAMANSLWNTRAISYTGCVAQLFLFLTLMSAEFYLLTVMAYDRYVAICKPLHYGSLLRSRACVHMAAAAWGNGFLYAVLHTANTFSIPLCQGNGLDQFFCETPQILKLSCSQSDYLREAGLLVVSAFGFLGCFVFIAVSYVQIFRAVTRIPSQQGRQKAFSTCLPHLAVVSLFITTGVISTLKPPSVSSSFLNLVLSFLYSVVPPAVNPLIYSLRNQELKDALRKLIGHFFISHRLWTPNFRLYNFREL; via the exons atgtccaacggcagctccatcacccacttccccCTCCTGgtattcgcagacacgcgggagctgcagctcttgcacttctgcctcttcctgggcatccacctggctgccctcctgggcaatggcctcatcatcactgccgtagcctgtgaccaccgcctccacacccccatgtacttcttcctcctcaacctcgccctcctcgacctgggtgccatctccaccactctgcccaaagccatggccaactccctctggaacaccagggccatctcttacactggatgtgttgcacagctctttctatttctcaccttgatgtcagcagagttttatcttctgacagtcatggcctatgaccgctacgtggccatctgcaaacccctgcactatgggtccctcctgcgcagcagagcttgtgtccacatggcagcagctgcctggggcaatggctttctctatgctgtgctgcacacagctaatacattttcaatacctctctgccaagggaatggcctagaccagttcttctgtgaaactccccagatcctcaagctctcctgctcacaatcagaTTACCTCAGGGAAGCTGGCCTTCTGGTGGTTAGTGCTTTTGGCtttttgggatgttttgttttcattgcggtgtcctatgtgcagatcttcagggctgtgacgaggatcccctcacagcagggaagacagaaagccttttccacgtgcctccctcacctggccgtggtttcCCTCTTTATCACCACTGGGGTGATTTCCACCCTGAAGCCGCCCTCCGtctcctcttcattcctgaatctagtgctgtcatttctgtactcggtggtgcctccagcagtgaaccccctcatctacagcctgaggaaccaggagctcaaggatgccctgaggaaactgattggacattttttcatcagccatagactgt GGACTCCCAACTTCAGACTCTACAacttcagggagttgtag